From Alteromonas sp. BL110:
ACGGTGGCGAAATGTCGGTGGATGGCAGCGTGTCTAGCCAATTTCTAACGGCGCTTTTAATGGCAGCTCCCTTGTTTTCAGGTGATGTGACTATTCGTATTAAAGGCGAATTAGTGTCTAAGCCTTATATCGATATCACGCTAGACACCATGGCTAAATTTGGTGTTACTGTAGAGAACGACAACTACCAGACGTTTACGATTTCCGGTGACGCTAAGTACCTTGCGCCGGGTAAATTTATGGTAGAAGGCGATGCTTCTTCTGCATCTTACTTCCTTGCAGCCGGTGCCATTAAAGGCGGAACGGTACGCGTAACCGGAATTGGTCAAAACAGCATCCAAGGTGACATCCGCTTTGCTGACGTGCTTGAAGCTATGGGTGCGAAGGTTGTGTGGAACGATGAATATGTTGAAATAACCGGTGCGCCGCTTAAAGGCGTAAACATGGATATGAACCATATTCCAGATGCAGCCATGACCATTGCCACTACAGCGCTGTTTGCCGAAGGTCCAACGACCATGACTAACATCTATAACTGGCGTGTTAAAGAAACAGACCGACTTGCGGCTATGGCAGCGGAGCTTCAAAAGCTGGGTGCGAAAGTAGAAGAAGGGCATGACTACATAAAAGTGTGGCCAACTGATTCGCTAAAACACGCCGAGATAGATACGTATAACGACCACCGTATTGCAATGTGCTTTTCATTGGTTGCATTAAGCGATACACCGGTCACCATTAATGACCCAGGTTGTACTCGCAAAACCTTCCCAGACTACTTTACCCGCTTTCAAACACTATATAGCGCGTAAGAGCCTTGAAAAAATCAGTCACTGGTTAATGAAGAGCGATGCAAGTTAACCCTTTAGCTTCTTCGTTGATCTGAATCAGATTTATCCTAATGTACAATGCCGCCAATTAGAGGCGGCATTGCTTATCTCTCACTAAAGCGTATAATTGCGCGCGATTTTTAGTAATTTAAATGATGGAGCAGGTATGCATTCCACACCCGTAGTCACGGTTGACGGTCCTAGTGGTGCTGGTAAAGGTACATTAAGTAGCTTGCTGGCAAAAAAATTAGGGTGGCACTTTCTAGATAGCGGCGCAATTTACCGCGTATTAGCAGTTGCTGCTCTTCACCACGACCTTCCGTGTGATGATGAAGAATGTGTTGTTCCTCTAGCAACCGGTCTTGATGTTAGTTTCGAGACGAATGGCGATACTACTCGCATTATCTTAGAAGGCGAAGACGTTACTGACGATATTCGTACTGAAGAAGTTGGTGCTGTGGCATCGAGAGTTGCAGCTTTACCCCGCGTTCGCGAAGCACTACTTCGCAGACAGCGCGCGTTTCAGCAAGATCCAGGTCTTGTTGCTGATGGTCGCGACATGGGAACTGTGGTATTTCCAGATGCGCCTGTAAAGATTTTTCTTACAGCAAGCGCAGAAGCCCGCGCTGAGCGGCGCTATAGCCAGTTGAAAGCAAAGGGTATGGATGTTAATATTGCGCGCCTTTTAACCGATATCAAGGCAAGAGACGAGCGTGATACACAACGCGCGGTGGCGCCTTTGGTACCGGCACAAGATGCTGTAATTATAGATTCAACGGACTTGGATATTGACCAAGTCTTTGAAAAAGCGATGGATATTATTTCCTCACGCCTTTAATGACGAGAGCTGATCGCATCCAAAGCAGTGTTGCTACAGGAAGTGGCGACTAATTTTAATAACCCCGCGTTATCCGGATAAGAAGCGTGGATATCAACTTAAAAGTTTATTTGAGACTTATGACTGAAAATTTTGCACAACTTTTTGAAGAAAGCTTACAAGAACTAGAAACACGTCCAGGTTCAATTGTAAAAGGTACTGTTGTTTCTATCGACAAAGACATCGTTCTTGTTGATGCAGGCTTGAAATCAGAAAGTGCTATCCCAGCTGACCAATTTAAAAACGCTGAAGGCGAACTAGAAATCGCTATCGGTGACCAAGTAGACGTTGCACTAGATGCAGTTGAAGATGGTTTCGGTGAAACTATCCTTTCTCGCGAAAAAGCGAAGCGTCACGAAGCTTGGGTTGAGCTGGAAAAAGCTTACGAAGATAAAGCTACAATTAAAGGCGTTATCAACGGTAAAGTTAAAGGCGGTTTCACTGTTGAAGTTAACAGTGTACGCGCGTTCCTTCCTGGTTCTCTTGTTGACGTACGTCCAGTACGTGACACTACTCACCTTGAAGGCAAAGAGCTTGAGTTTAAAGTAATCAAGCTAGACGCTAAGCGTAACAACGTTGTTGTTTCTCGTCGTGCAGTTATCGAAGCAGAAAGCAGCGCAGAGCGTGAAACGCTTCTTGCTAACCTTGAAGAAGGTCATGAAATTAAGGGTATCGTTAAGAACCTTACCGATTACGGTGCGTTCGTTGACCTTGGTGGCGTAGACGGTCTTCTACACATCACTGATATGGCTTGGAAGCGCGTTAAGCACCCAAGTGAAATCGTGAATGTTGGTGACGAAATCAACGTTAAAGTACTTAAGTTCGACAAAGAGAAGCAGCGCGTTTCTCTTGGTATGAAGCAAATGGGCAACGATCCATGGCAAGAAATTGCGTCTCGTTACCCAGAAGGTACTAAGATCAACGGTCAGGTTACTAACCTTACTGACTACGGCTGCTTCGTTGAAATCGAAGACGGCGTTGAAGGTCTTGTACACGTTTCTGAAATGGACTGGACTAACAAGAACATCCACCCATCTAAAGTTGTTAACCTAGGTGACACTGTAGATGTAATGGTTCTTGAAATTGACGAAGAGCGTCGTCGTATTTCTCTAGGTCTTAAGCAGTGCATTGCTAATCCTTGGGAAACATTTGCTGAGTCACACGAAAAAGGTGACAAAGTATCTGGTAAGATCAAGTCAATCACTGACTTCGGTATCTTCATCGGTCTTGACGGCGGCATCGACGGTCTAGTTCACCTTTCTGACATCAGCTGGAACAAGTCTGGTGAAGACGCGGTTCGCGACTACAAGAAAGGCGACGAAATCTCTGCAGTTGTACTACAAGTCGACCCAGAGCGTGAGCGCATCTCTCTTGGCGTTAAGCAAATCGAAGAAGATCCTTTCAACAAGTATCTGACAGATAACAAGAAAGGTGCTATCGTTACTGGTACAGTAACAGCAGTTGATGCGAAAGGCGTTACTGTAAACCTAGCTGAAGAAGTTGACGGCTACATCCGCGTTGCAGACCTTGCTGTAGAGCGTGTTGAAGACGCAACTGAAGTAGCAAGCGTTGGTGATAGCATCGAAGCGAAGTTCATGGGCGTTGACCGTAAGAACCGCACTGTTAACCTATCTGTTAAAGCGAAAGATCAGGCTGACGAAAAAGAAGCTATCGATAAAGTTAACCAGCAAGAAGATGTTGGTTTCGCTAACGCGATGGCAGAAGCATTTAAAGCTGCTAAAGGCGAATAATGCTTTTGTGGGTGTGCGTCTGCACACCCAATTCGCGATAGCTGTTTAAACAATAATATTGACAACGAGGTTAAGCATGACCAAGTCTGAATTAATTGAACGGCTCGCGGATCAAGCGCGTCATATTCCGGCGAAAGAACTCGAACTGGCTATAAAAGAACTTCTAGAGCAAATGGCGCAAACTCTTCAAAAGGGTGAGCGTATTGAAATTAGAGGTTTTGGTAGTTTTTCTCTTCACTACCGCGCCCCACGCGTTGGTAGAAATCCTAAAACGGGTGAAACAGTGAAACTAGACGGTAAATATGTACCGCACTTTAAGCCTGGTAAAGAGCTTCGCGAAAGGGTAGACGCCTCAATCGCATAGTACATTTTAAAAAGCCGCTGTATAGCGGCTTTTTTGTATATGCCGATAAGCTTTGGGCACAACTTCACTCGTTTTTACACTATTTCCACCTCTAATACTTCGAATATCCCTATATACATTCGTTTAAATTTTTATACCTATTGACCCCGGCTAAAGTAGGGTTATATATTATTCAAATAATAATAAACGGTATACATAGAAGTAATGTCAGCCGGCGATGAACAAGCAATAATAAAACAGTACCAGCCGCTCATTCGCGCGTTAATCCCATACGAACAACAAAATAGATTGTTGGAGGGAATTAACAAGTTTTCGAAGCGCTTGCCTAGTAGTGTCCGAAAGGTCGTGAAAGAAGAGGTGGTACGATTAACATCACTGACTGATGCACCCGCCGACAATTCTGCTTTTGCCCAGTTTCCTGTCATGAAATTTAAGCACTTCGGTGTGCAAATGCGCCTTGATAAGGTTGGGGCGCAAATCCTTAAAAACGAAACGTCACTCTATCAAGACAGATATACCGTAGGTGTGTTTGAGTCGGTAATGAACTCAGACTTCTACCAAAACCAGATAAAAAAAGAACAGTTTAAAAAAATCGTTGACGCGTTCAACGTTGAGAGTCAGTCATTTACCGATATCGACTTTGGCGATGACATTGCCATTCGCCCAAACTTTACGTTGTCTTCACCTGAGTTTGAGAAAGGGCGACATTGCTCCATAAGCTCTATGTCGCATCGAGGTATTGCACTGGAGACAAAAAGGCCTCCCAATGCTTCTACCGGCGATATTATTACCTTTACTATTCCTGAAGTAAAAGGCCTGACCAAAGAGCCCACTGAAATTACGCTCGAATTAGAGTCTGTAAAATACAACAAGCATTTGGGAAAATACGAAACGACCTTTAACTTTAAAGACGATATCGATAAAAGCTTTCTCGCAACACTAAAACGCTATGTGGCCGTAACTTCATACAAGCAACCACTACAACGCGATTTAGAAATAGAGCGCGCCATGCAAGAACTTGAGCGCGACCGTATTTTAGAAAATAGCCCGTGGCTCCCTGTTTTTCTTGCACCTGAAAAGCAATCGCTCAAACCTATGATAGCCCTTTTTACTAAGGCGAATGTTGAGCACAACGATGCGGACAAACTACTGACAAGTTTGCAAGATAAGCCTATTTTCTCCACCTTAGTTGATGAGTTGCGAAAGTACAATGAAGCCTATGTATTCCATGGCAATATTAAAACCAAAAGTGGTAACGTACAGATAACCGCTACACACAGGCAACTACTAGCGCTTAAGCAACTTAACGCGCTTGTATATTTACTTGCTAAAAGTGGCGACTTTATATGTACCCACTGTCGCCTCGATAGTGTGACTCGTGAAGATAAACAAAAATCCTTTGCTATTCACGATATTGCGAGCAAAGAGTTTGAGCAGCTTGGCCAGATTTCTCATGTTTTATACTGCAAAGATGTATCAGCCTACCTTACAAACTTAACGCTTTCTGCTAAATGCGATTTCAAGCCTTTGTCGAAAACGTTGAAAGCTAGCGGTGACAACTGGCGCATAGATTATGTCATGGAAGAAGATTTAGATAGACGGAGTGAAACCCGCTACGTTATCGATAAACCAGCTTCCATTAAAGTAGGCTTGCTTACCTCTCTTGACGCTCGGGTCGCCGATTTAAGCGCTAGTGGTATGAAATTGGCAGTTGCACCGCACAGCGATCTGCAAAAAGAGATACGAGTTTCTGTGCCGGAACTGAAAATTAAGGGCGAAAAATATAAGGTTGTGCATTACCAAGCTGAAACTGGCGTGGTCAGGCTGTGCCTCGTGGAAGACACACGTAAAGCAAAAGTGAGCTCTAACGTCGATCACATGGTTGAAGAAAATACGGCTTATTTTAAACTGAGAGATATTGCTCGTATCCAGCGCTTAACACATCGTTACATTTGGGAACTTGCCGTAAGGCATATGCCTTCGTTATCGGTACTTTGCGTAATGAATAGGTTTACACTCGACCGGCTAAAAACTGTTTATCAAAGCGATGCATCTGACGATCTTTATCCGTTTTCACGTACACAAAATATTATACCACTCCACGGTTTCTTTGCAGATAAAGGTCAGGCAAAGCCTAAGTCCCAAATATTAGAAGCCATGTTTAAAGAAACCTCTGAACAAGCATTAGTGGTTCATTGTGTGAGAAAGAGCGACAGCCGTTTAGTGTACATCAAAGAACGAGACTTCTTGTTCTCTAAACTTCGCACGCAAATCAAAACTCAGTTGGATGATGAAAAAATTCAGTTAAGTGCTACTGACGTTACCGCAGTACGTTGTCACGGCGCTATTACGCCGTTAACCAAAAAGCGACTAGCACAGCTTTCTAAGCTAGACAAAGCCATGTATGACAAGCTTGAAACCATGCAGGCAGGCTACACACACTGTATTTTTATTACAAATATGTCCGCGCTTCACCACGACCTTGTGGTAGAAAACCTCATAGCAAAACCTCAGCGCCGCGATCTCGAGGGTGAGGGCGCGGCTTAAAATTTCCAACACGCTTTTTGTGTTATCTCTTTTCGCATTTTGCTATTCTTGTAAATAAATCAATAAAAAAGGGTTGAGTGTTGAAAGGGATCCTAACGTTTCTCATCATTTTGGTGCTTCTTGCCATCGCGTTTGTTATTGGCTCTCAAAACGAAGCGCAAGTAACAGTTAATTATTTAATTGCTCAGGCGAATGTGCGTTTATCAACATTAATAGCGATAACGCTGTCGATAGGCGTGGGTATAGGTATATTAATAATGCTTATGAGCTGGCTTAAATTACGGGTTCAGTTAATGTCTGCTAATTCTAAAATACAGAGTTTGGAACAAGACCACTAATGCTCGAACTGCTGTTTCTCCTTTTACCTGTTGCGGCAGGGTATGGTTGGATAATGGGGCGCAATAGTGTCCGTCAAGCGCAGCGAAAACAGTCAAGTATCCTATCTAAGCATTACTATAAAGGCCTTAACTTCCTTCTTTCAGACCAGCCAGATAAGGCCGTTGATACGTTAATCAAAATGATAAACGTGAATAGCGATACGGTTGAGACTCATATAGCAATGGGCAGCTTTTTCCGTCATCGTGGGGAAATAGATCGCGCTATTAAAGTTCACCAAAACTTGGTGAGTCGTGATGAGCTTCAGCCCGCCCAACGTGAAAACGCGTTGAGAGAGCTTGGCCACGACTATACGCAAGCCGGCTTTTTAGAGCGTGCGGAAAATGCCTTTCTTCAACTGCTTAACAGCGATAAACACTACCTTGTAGCTCAACAGCAACTTTTCAGTATCTACCAAACCACGAAAGAGTGGGAAAGAGCGATAGAATTGGCCGAGCGTATGGTGCAGTGTCATGGTGATAACGATGAACTGTGCGAACGCTTAGCTCATTTTTATTGTGAACAGGCATCAGTTGAGTTGAAAAACGATAGCCAAGGGGCGGCATTGACCTTATTACAAAAAGCGGTAAACGCCGACGAACATGCGGTTAGGCCGTGGCTTATGTTAGGTGATATAGCGCTTAATCAAAAACGCTTTACTGATGCAAATGCCTATTTTACTCAAGTTGCAGAGCGCGATATTAATTGGTTCAGCGAAGCCGTACCGAGCCTCGAAAAAATCGCGGAAGAAACCGATGACTGGGAAAGTTTTCAGAAAAACTTAGAAGCGCATTGGCAAGAGTGTGCCACCTCTTACCTGGCTATGGTTGATGTTTTAATGAAGCGCGGTGAAACAGCGCAAGCCGCAGAATATCTGTTAGAACAGCTTCGTAAACGCCCGACCATGCGCGGTTTTAAAACCCTTATGGGGCTTTATATTGACCAGCTTTCAGATAAAACCACGGCTGATAGCTTGCGCTTACTTAAAGAGTTAGTGGAAAAGCAAATGTTGCAACGCCCTAAATATCGCTGCGGCAGTTGTGGCTTTTCCGGTCGAAAATTATATTGGTTATGTCCTAGTTGTAAAAAGTGGGGCGTAGTAAAACCTATCAAAGGGCTAGACGGAGAATAAAAGAACATGCATGACCCACGCGTTATTGTTGCCTTAGACTATGACAATAAAGACACTGCATTGGCGTTTGTTGACAAATTAGATTCAAGCTTGTGCAAGCTAAAAGTGGGCAAGGAGATGTTCACCTTATTTGGGCCGGAATTTGTAAAAGCGCTAATAGCTAAAGGCTTTGACGTTTTCTTGGATCTCAAATTCCACGATATCCCTAATACCGTCGCCAAGGCGTGTAAAGCAGCGGCGGAATTGGGTGTATGGATGGTAAATGTACATGCATCGGGTGGCCTACCTATGATGCAAGCGGCTAAAGAAGCCATTGCTACAAGCAGTAATCCTCAAACTAAGCTTATTGCGGTTACTGTTCTTACCAGTATGGATGAAGCGCAGCTTGCAGAAGTGGTAAGCGGTGTAACACCTGAACAACAAGTATTGCGTTTAGCAGCGCTGACAGAAAAAGCAGGGTTGGACGGCATCGTCTGTTCAGCGCAAGAAGCCAGTGCGTTGCGCAAAAAACACAGCGATGACTTTCTATTAGTTACGCCAGGTATTCGCCCAGTAGGCGCTGACGCCGGCGATCAAAAACGTGTAATGACTCCACCTGATGCAATGAAAGCGGGCGTGAGTTATTTGGTAATGGGACGGCCTATTACCAAAGCAGATGACCCGATTGCTGTATTAAAAGCTGTAAACACTTCTATAAACGGTTAGCGCGACTTAAGAAACCTTTTGTATGGCTATT
This genomic window contains:
- the pyrF gene encoding orotidine-5'-phosphate decarboxylase, whose protein sequence is MHDPRVIVALDYDNKDTALAFVDKLDSSLCKLKVGKEMFTLFGPEFVKALIAKGFDVFLDLKFHDIPNTVAKACKAAAELGVWMVNVHASGGLPMMQAAKEAIATSSNPQTKLIAVTVLTSMDEAQLAEVVSGVTPEQQVLRLAALTEKAGLDGIVCSAQEASALRKKHSDDFLLVTPGIRPVGADAGDQKRVMTPPDAMKAGVSYLVMGRPITKADDPIAVLKAVNTSING
- a CDS encoding PilZ domain-containing protein, whose protein sequence is MSAGDEQAIIKQYQPLIRALIPYEQQNRLLEGINKFSKRLPSSVRKVVKEEVVRLTSLTDAPADNSAFAQFPVMKFKHFGVQMRLDKVGAQILKNETSLYQDRYTVGVFESVMNSDFYQNQIKKEQFKKIVDAFNVESQSFTDIDFGDDIAIRPNFTLSSPEFEKGRHCSISSMSHRGIALETKRPPNASTGDIITFTIPEVKGLTKEPTEITLELESVKYNKHLGKYETTFNFKDDIDKSFLATLKRYVAVTSYKQPLQRDLEIERAMQELERDRILENSPWLPVFLAPEKQSLKPMIALFTKANVEHNDADKLLTSLQDKPIFSTLVDELRKYNEAYVFHGNIKTKSGNVQITATHRQLLALKQLNALVYLLAKSGDFICTHCRLDSVTREDKQKSFAIHDIASKEFEQLGQISHVLYCKDVSAYLTNLTLSAKCDFKPLSKTLKASGDNWRIDYVMEEDLDRRSETRYVIDKPASIKVGLLTSLDARVADLSASGMKLAVAPHSDLQKEIRVSVPELKIKGEKYKVVHYQAETGVVRLCLVEDTRKAKVSSNVDHMVEENTAYFKLRDIARIQRLTHRYIWELAVRHMPSLSVLCVMNRFTLDRLKTVYQSDASDDLYPFSRTQNIIPLHGFFADKGQAKPKSQILEAMFKETSEQALVVHCVRKSDSRLVYIKERDFLFSKLRTQIKTQLDDEKIQLSATDVTAVRCHGAITPLTKKRLAQLSKLDKAMYDKLETMQAGYTHCIFITNMSALHHDLVVENLIAKPQRRDLEGEGAA
- the cmk gene encoding (d)CMP kinase, which gives rise to MHSTPVVTVDGPSGAGKGTLSSLLAKKLGWHFLDSGAIYRVLAVAALHHDLPCDDEECVVPLATGLDVSFETNGDTTRIILEGEDVTDDIRTEEVGAVASRVAALPRVREALLRRQRAFQQDPGLVADGRDMGTVVFPDAPVKIFLTASAEARAERRYSQLKAKGMDVNIARLLTDIKARDERDTQRAVAPLVPAQDAVIIDSTDLDIDQVFEKAMDIISSRL
- a CDS encoding LapA family protein, with amino-acid sequence MLKGILTFLIILVLLAIAFVIGSQNEAQVTVNYLIAQANVRLSTLIAITLSIGVGIGILIMLMSWLKLRVQLMSANSKIQSLEQDH
- the aroA gene encoding 3-phosphoshikimate 1-carboxyvinyltransferase; translation: MEQLTLDPIAKVSGEVNVPGSKSLSNRALLLAALAQGETELTNLLDSEDIEHMLNALTKLGVSYRLSEDKTQCVVQGNGGAFKVAEPLELFLGNAGTAMRPLCAALAASNVDTVLTGEPRMEERPIGDLVDALREADADVSYLKNEGYPPLQIKGKTLNGGEMSVDGSVSSQFLTALLMAAPLFSGDVTIRIKGELVSKPYIDITLDTMAKFGVTVENDNYQTFTISGDAKYLAPGKFMVEGDASSASYFLAAGAIKGGTVRVTGIGQNSIQGDIRFADVLEAMGAKVVWNDEYVEITGAPLKGVNMDMNHIPDAAMTIATTALFAEGPTTMTNIYNWRVKETDRLAAMAAELQKLGAKVEEGHDYIKVWPTDSLKHAEIDTYNDHRIAMCFSLVALSDTPVTINDPGCTRKTFPDYFTRFQTLYSA
- the rpsA gene encoding 30S ribosomal protein S1 — its product is MTENFAQLFEESLQELETRPGSIVKGTVVSIDKDIVLVDAGLKSESAIPADQFKNAEGELEIAIGDQVDVALDAVEDGFGETILSREKAKRHEAWVELEKAYEDKATIKGVINGKVKGGFTVEVNSVRAFLPGSLVDVRPVRDTTHLEGKELEFKVIKLDAKRNNVVVSRRAVIEAESSAERETLLANLEEGHEIKGIVKNLTDYGAFVDLGGVDGLLHITDMAWKRVKHPSEIVNVGDEINVKVLKFDKEKQRVSLGMKQMGNDPWQEIASRYPEGTKINGQVTNLTDYGCFVEIEDGVEGLVHVSEMDWTNKNIHPSKVVNLGDTVDVMVLEIDEERRRISLGLKQCIANPWETFAESHEKGDKVSGKIKSITDFGIFIGLDGGIDGLVHLSDISWNKSGEDAVRDYKKGDEISAVVLQVDPERERISLGVKQIEEDPFNKYLTDNKKGAIVTGTVTAVDAKGVTVNLAEEVDGYIRVADLAVERVEDATEVASVGDSIEAKFMGVDRKNRTVNLSVKAKDQADEKEAIDKVNQQEDVGFANAMAEAFKAAKGE
- the lapB gene encoding lipopolysaccharide assembly protein LapB, coding for MLELLFLLLPVAAGYGWIMGRNSVRQAQRKQSSILSKHYYKGLNFLLSDQPDKAVDTLIKMINVNSDTVETHIAMGSFFRHRGEIDRAIKVHQNLVSRDELQPAQRENALRELGHDYTQAGFLERAENAFLQLLNSDKHYLVAQQQLFSIYQTTKEWERAIELAERMVQCHGDNDELCERLAHFYCEQASVELKNDSQGAALTLLQKAVNADEHAVRPWLMLGDIALNQKRFTDANAYFTQVAERDINWFSEAVPSLEKIAEETDDWESFQKNLEAHWQECATSYLAMVDVLMKRGETAQAAEYLLEQLRKRPTMRGFKTLMGLYIDQLSDKTTADSLRLLKELVEKQMLQRPKYRCGSCGFSGRKLYWLCPSCKKWGVVKPIKGLDGE
- the ihfB gene encoding integration host factor subunit beta, with the protein product MTKSELIERLADQARHIPAKELELAIKELLEQMAQTLQKGERIEIRGFGSFSLHYRAPRVGRNPKTGETVKLDGKYVPHFKPGKELRERVDASIA